The Leucobacter sp. UCMA 4100 genome window below encodes:
- a CDS encoding agmatine deiminase family protein: MGWRMPHEGDTHERTWMAFPRAGITLGENAAEAETAYASWSETALTIAEFEPVTMVVDPTEMTRAKNMLGSAVEIMESPLDEFWMRDFGPTFVIDDERPGVLGAVSWIFNGWGAPEWAEWQVSAGIAPIIAEQVGAELVSSVLVNEGGGIHVDGEGTVLLTETVQLDPNRNPFANKARVEAEMARTLGATKAIWLPRGLTRDYDDFGTNGHVDIVAAFASPGKVLLHRQDDPAHPDHEVTRELKVMLEGQTDAAGRALEVIDVPAPAELRDDEGFVDWSYLNHLVVNDGIVVCGFGEPEADARARDILERAYPGRRAVTVDARPIFARGGGIHCITQQQPLVTGERS, translated from the coding sequence ATGGGCTGGCGCATGCCGCACGAGGGTGACACACACGAACGTACCTGGATGGCGTTTCCCCGAGCAGGGATAACCCTCGGCGAGAACGCCGCTGAGGCAGAGACCGCATACGCGTCGTGGAGCGAAACCGCGCTCACCATCGCCGAGTTCGAGCCCGTGACCATGGTCGTCGATCCTACCGAGATGACCCGCGCAAAGAACATGCTCGGCTCAGCGGTCGAGATCATGGAGTCGCCCCTCGACGAGTTCTGGATGCGGGACTTCGGCCCAACCTTCGTCATCGACGACGAACGCCCCGGCGTGCTCGGTGCGGTCTCGTGGATTTTCAACGGCTGGGGAGCACCCGAGTGGGCCGAGTGGCAGGTCTCGGCGGGCATCGCCCCGATCATCGCCGAACAGGTGGGGGCCGAGCTCGTGAGCTCGGTGCTCGTGAACGAGGGCGGCGGCATTCACGTTGACGGCGAGGGCACCGTGCTGCTCACCGAGACGGTGCAACTCGACCCGAACCGAAACCCCTTCGCCAACAAGGCACGCGTCGAAGCCGAAATGGCACGCACCCTGGGCGCCACGAAGGCCATCTGGCTGCCCCGCGGCCTCACCCGCGACTACGACGACTTCGGCACGAACGGCCACGTCGACATTGTCGCCGCGTTCGCTTCGCCCGGCAAGGTGCTTCTGCACCGCCAGGACGACCCCGCGCACCCCGACCACGAAGTGACCCGCGAACTCAAGGTCATGCTGGAAGGCCAGACCGACGCTGCAGGCCGCGCGCTCGAAGTGATCGACGTACCCGCGCCCGCCGAACTGCGCGACGATGAGGGCTTTGTCGACTGGAGCTACCTCAACCACCTCGTGGTCAATGACGGCATCGTGGTGTGTGGCTTCGGCGAACCTGAGGCCGACGCACGGGCACGCGATATTCTTGAGCGTGCATACCCCGGGCGTCGAGCCGTAACGGTCGATGCCCGGCCGATCTTCGCACGCGGAGGCGGCATTCACTGCATCACCCAACAGCAACCACTCGTCACAGGAGAGCGCTCATGA
- a CDS encoding amidase yields MIDVVEASIAELRGALEAGSTTSVDLVRAYLARIDAYDAPGSETALNAVVVRNPEALAEAEAADARRREGKTLGPLDGIPYTAKDSYLVTGLTAASGSPAFADLVAQRDAFTIERLRAGGAICLGLTNMPPMANGGMQRGVYGRAESPYNAEYLTSAFASGSSNGSGTATAASFAAFGLGEETWSSGRAPAACNALCAYTPSRGVISVRGNWSLVPTMDVVVPHTRSMADMLEVLDVIVADDAETRGDFWRAQPWAPIPSASSVRPRSYVELSAADLRGKRLGVPRMYINADDEAGTGTTIGGPTGERIDTRDSVMALWHGARQALEAAGAEVIEVDFPVVTNYEGDRAGAPILATRGLVSPEFLRSEIIDLSAWAWDDFLKANGDPKLSSLALVDGDTIFPAPEGALPDRYVGFDDDIATYPAQVAEHPYESFTEIAHLEEGVLGLEETRRTDLEAWMDQLDLDAVVFPALADIGKADMDVNPESADAGWRNGVWVANGNLAIRHLGIPTVTVPMGTLDDISMPMGLTFAGKAYDDQALLELGLAFEATGSYRCEPPRTPRL; encoded by the coding sequence ATGATCGACGTCGTTGAAGCCTCAATCGCAGAACTCCGCGGGGCACTCGAGGCCGGCAGCACCACGAGCGTCGACCTCGTGCGCGCCTACCTCGCGCGCATCGACGCCTACGATGCCCCCGGCTCTGAAACCGCACTCAACGCGGTTGTCGTTCGCAACCCCGAGGCGCTCGCTGAAGCTGAGGCGGCCGATGCCCGCAGGCGTGAGGGCAAGACCCTCGGCCCGCTCGACGGCATCCCCTACACCGCCAAAGACAGCTACCTCGTAACCGGCCTCACCGCTGCCTCGGGCTCGCCCGCCTTCGCCGACCTCGTCGCCCAGCGCGACGCCTTCACGATCGAACGCCTTCGCGCAGGCGGCGCCATTTGCCTCGGCCTCACCAACATGCCGCCCATGGCGAACGGCGGCATGCAGCGCGGCGTGTACGGCAGGGCAGAGAGCCCTTACAACGCCGAATACCTCACGAGCGCCTTCGCCTCGGGTTCATCGAACGGTTCTGGCACCGCAACCGCCGCGAGCTTCGCCGCCTTCGGGCTCGGCGAAGAGACCTGGTCGAGCGGCCGCGCCCCGGCAGCCTGCAACGCGCTGTGCGCCTACACCCCGAGCCGCGGCGTCATCTCGGTGCGTGGCAACTGGTCGCTCGTGCCCACCATGGACGTGGTCGTGCCGCACACCCGCTCGATGGCCGACATGCTCGAGGTGCTCGACGTGATCGTCGCCGACGACGCCGAAACGCGCGGTGACTTCTGGCGGGCCCAGCCCTGGGCTCCGATTCCAAGCGCTTCGTCGGTGCGACCCAGGTCGTACGTCGAACTCAGCGCTGCTGACCTGCGTGGCAAGCGACTCGGCGTACCCCGCATGTACATCAACGCCGACGACGAGGCGGGCACCGGCACCACCATCGGCGGCCCAACCGGCGAGCGCATCGACACCCGTGACTCGGTCATGGCCCTGTGGCACGGGGCACGTCAGGCGCTCGAGGCTGCGGGTGCCGAGGTAATCGAGGTCGACTTTCCGGTCGTCACGAACTACGAGGGCGATCGTGCCGGGGCCCCCATCCTGGCAACGCGCGGCCTCGTGAGCCCCGAGTTTCTACGCAGCGAGATCATCGATCTCTCGGCGTGGGCCTGGGACGACTTCCTCAAGGCCAACGGCGACCCGAAGCTGTCGTCGCTGGCCCTCGTCGACGGCGACACGATCTTCCCTGCCCCCGAGGGTGCACTGCCCGACCGGTACGTCGGTTTCGACGACGACATCGCAACCTACCCGGCCCAGGTTGCCGAGCACCCCTACGAAAGTTTCACCGAGATTGCACACCTCGAAGAGGGCGTGCTCGGGCTCGAAGAAACGCGTCGCACTGATCTCGAAGCGTGGATGGACCAGCTCGATCTCGACGCGGTCGTCTTTCCCGCGCTCGCCGATATCGGCAAGGCAGACATGGATGTGAACCCTGAATCGGCCGATGCCGGCTGGCGCAACGGCGTCTGGGTTGCCAACGGCAACCTCGCGATCCGCCACCTCGGCATACCGACCGTCACGGTTCCCATGGGCACGCTCGACGACATCTCAATGCCCATGGGCCTCACGTTCGCGGGCAAGGCCTACGACGACCAGGCCCTGCTCGAGCTTGGCCTCGCCTTCGAGGCCACCGGCTCGTACCGCTGCGAGCCGCCGCGCACGCCGCGCCTCTAG
- a CDS encoding ABC transporter ATP-binding protein produces MPAPTEPRLSLRGVSRDFALSRGERRPVLDDVSFDVEPGSFVSIVGPSGCGKSTLFNIIAGLDTPTAGSVLADGVDVRGSAGHAAYMPQKDLLFPWRTIAQNVALGLEVQGRPRREARRQVRDSFAQFGLEGFEDALPFELSGGMRQRAALLRTVVQQRRTLLLDEPFGALDALTKRELHDWLQRVWIEHDWTALLITHDVREAVLLSDRIIVLGPRPASVRLVLDVDLPKPRTLAVAQSPEFAALERAVLAALGAGAGAGTEAPAAAGAAPASAGLRARPRTNATPKENL; encoded by the coding sequence GTGCCCGCACCAACTGAGCCCCGCCTCTCGCTGCGTGGCGTCTCGCGTGACTTCGCACTGTCGCGCGGAGAGAGACGCCCCGTGCTCGACGACGTCTCGTTCGATGTCGAGCCGGGAAGCTTTGTCTCGATCGTCGGCCCCTCGGGCTGCGGCAAGAGCACGCTCTTCAACATCATCGCCGGGCTTGATACGCCGACCGCCGGCAGTGTGCTCGCCGACGGCGTCGACGTGCGCGGATCGGCCGGCCACGCCGCCTACATGCCCCAGAAGGATCTGTTGTTCCCGTGGCGCACGATCGCGCAGAACGTCGCGCTCGGCCTCGAGGTGCAGGGCCGGCCACGCAGGGAGGCGCGGCGCCAGGTGCGCGACTCCTTCGCGCAGTTCGGGCTCGAGGGTTTCGAAGACGCGCTCCCCTTCGAACTCTCTGGCGGCATGCGGCAGCGCGCCGCCCTGCTGCGCACCGTCGTGCAGCAACGCCGCACCCTGTTGCTCGACGAACCCTTCGGCGCCCTCGACGCGCTCACCAAACGCGAGCTGCACGACTGGCTACAGAGGGTGTGGATCGAACACGACTGGACAGCCCTGCTCATCACCCACGACGTGCGCGAAGCCGTTCTCCTGTCAGACCGCATCATCGTGCTCGGCCCCCGGCCAGCTTCGGTGCGCCTGGTGCTCGACGTCGACCTGCCGAAGCCGCGCACGCTCGCCGTCGCCCAGAGCCCCGAGTTCGCGGCGCTCGAGCGTGCGGTGCTGGCGGCGCTGGGCGCGGGTGCTGGTGCTGGCACCGAGGCTCCCGCTGCCGCCGGTGCCGCTCCTGCAAGCGCCGGGCTCCGCGCTCGCCCACGAACCAACGCAACCCCCAAGGAGAACCTGTGA
- a CDS encoding APC family permease: MSSSTPATLKRNLKQRHVVFIGLAYMSPFAVFDTFGIVSEATQGHVPMSYIIITIAVLFTAFSYAKMVRVYPSAGSAYTYARRTIAAPVGFLVGWVALLDYLFLPMINALLAKIYLSAQFPEVPGWLWIVGLLVIITALNIVGVRISAAANMIMVVFQALLAIVFAVLTIRAILADDALSFTFAPFYSMNADMMSLIGGASVLALAFLGFDAVTTLAEETVDPRRTVPRAIMWIAALGAAFFVAITYVMQTLVPDLETLQSIADDIEGASPYIALLIGGIAFQTLFLAGATVSVLSSGLASQLSASRLLYAMGRDGILARKLFSYVHPKFGTPVFNIVLVGAIALVALRLDLNAATSLINFGAFTAFAFVNLSVIAFWLRHRTTSHITGSTWSWVLVPAIGFLINAALWVSLDELAMKVGLIWTGVGIVYLAWLTRGFRRPTPEMSFNEAGDLPTGVMRVGE, from the coding sequence ATGTCTTCAAGCACGCCAGCAACGCTGAAGCGCAACCTCAAACAACGCCACGTCGTGTTCATCGGCCTCGCGTACATGTCGCCATTCGCGGTCTTCGACACCTTCGGTATCGTCTCTGAAGCCACGCAGGGGCACGTGCCCATGTCGTACATCATCATCACGATCGCCGTGCTCTTCACCGCGTTCAGCTACGCGAAGATGGTGCGGGTCTACCCCTCGGCCGGCTCGGCCTACACCTATGCTCGCCGCACAATCGCAGCGCCCGTTGGCTTTCTCGTCGGCTGGGTCGCACTGCTCGACTACCTTTTCTTGCCCATGATCAATGCGCTGCTCGCAAAGATCTACCTCTCGGCACAGTTTCCCGAGGTGCCCGGCTGGCTGTGGATCGTTGGCCTGCTCGTCATCATCACCGCTCTGAACATCGTCGGTGTGCGCATTAGCGCCGCGGCCAACATGATCATGGTCGTGTTTCAGGCACTGCTCGCGATCGTCTTCGCCGTGCTCACGATCAGAGCGATTCTCGCCGACGATGCACTGAGCTTCACCTTCGCCCCCTTCTACTCGATGAACGCCGACATGATGAGCCTCATCGGCGGAGCCTCAGTGCTCGCCCTCGCCTTCCTCGGCTTCGACGCGGTCACGACCCTCGCCGAAGAGACCGTTGACCCCCGCCGCACCGTTCCCCGCGCCATCATGTGGATCGCGGCGCTCGGCGCCGCCTTCTTCGTCGCAATCACGTACGTCATGCAAACCCTCGTACCCGACCTCGAGACGCTGCAGTCAATCGCCGACGACATCGAGGGCGCCTCACCGTACATTGCGCTGCTCATCGGCGGTATCGCCTTCCAAACCCTCTTTCTCGCGGGGGCCACGGTTTCGGTACTCTCGTCGGGTCTCGCCTCACAGCTCAGCGCTTCGCGCCTGCTCTACGCCATGGGTCGCGACGGCATTCTCGCCCGCAAGCTCTTCAGCTATGTGCACCCGAAGTTTGGCACGCCCGTCTTCAACATCGTGCTCGTCGGCGCCATCGCCCTCGTCGCACTGCGGCTCGATCTCAACGCGGCCACCTCACTCATCAACTTCGGCGCCTTCACGGCCTTCGCCTTCGTGAACCTTTCGGTGATCGCATTCTGGCTTCGCCACCGCACCACGAGCCACATCACCGGCTCAACCTGGTCATGGGTGCTCGTTCCCGCCATCGGCTTTCTCATCAACGCGGCCCTCTGGGTGAGCCTCGATGAACTCGCCATGAAGGTGGGCCTCATCTGGACCGGCGTAGGCATCGTATACCTCGCGTGGCTCACGCGAGGCTTCCGCCGCCCAACCCCCGAAATGTCGTTCAACGAGGCGGGCGACCTGCCCACCGGCGTGATGCGCGTGGGCGAATAG
- a CDS encoding TetR/AcrR family transcriptional regulator has translation MSTPASRPRVRKTPDQRSDEIHTAAAALAREAGLSALTLRSVATRAGVAPGLVAHYAGTMEELVARTFRELVSSELEEVLTEARQVTGGPARLARMIATVLRRDHNDITLVWVDAWSLGRGSKALSLMIDEQMGDWQRGITEIIAEGRAEGVFRLDDEEAVAWHILAMIDGMAAHALARGTDAALFASRLAEACETLVGARPGLIQERLEPMLGDEGQSAAAAV, from the coding sequence ATGTCAACACCCGCCTCACGCCCTCGCGTTCGCAAAACACCCGACCAGCGATCGGACGAGATCCACACCGCAGCCGCAGCGCTCGCTCGCGAAGCGGGCCTCTCTGCGCTCACGCTGCGCTCGGTCGCAACGCGCGCTGGCGTCGCGCCGGGGCTCGTCGCCCACTACGCGGGCACCATGGAAGAACTCGTTGCCCGAACTTTTCGAGAACTCGTGAGTTCAGAGCTCGAAGAGGTGCTGACCGAGGCGAGGCAGGTGACGGGCGGGCCGGCGAGGCTCGCGCGCATGATCGCGACCGTGCTGCGTCGTGACCACAACGACATCACGCTCGTGTGGGTTGACGCGTGGTCGCTTGGCCGGGGCAGCAAGGCGCTCTCGCTCATGATCGATGAGCAGATGGGTGATTGGCAGCGTGGCATTACCGAGATCATCGCCGAGGGGCGGGCCGAGGGGGTGTTTCGCCTCGATGATGAAGAAGCCGTTGCCTGGCACATTCTTGCGATGATCGACGGTATGGCCGCCCACGCACTCGCGCGTGGAACCGACGCGGCACTCTTCGCGAGCCGTCTCGCCGAGGCGTGCGAAACGCTCGTTGGTGCGAGGCCGGGGCTCATTCAGGAGCGACTGGAGCCCATGCTCGGTGACGAGGGGCAGAGCGCTGCAGCTGCGGTCTAA
- the tenA gene encoding thiaminase II: MTLFTDLKAAIGPEWQAYTEHEYVRQLGEGTLPLAVFQDYLKQDYLFLVQFARANALAAYKSRTLADITDASGALGAILHETELHRRLTERWGISEAELARVPEKQATVAYTRYVLDTGMSGDLLDLHIALSPCTIGYAEIGTALAPQLQNRADHPYAEWISEYSGAGFQGAAQAAIARLDALTGGAVTPQRFDALVEVFRAATRLEADFWQQALDAGGSGR; the protein is encoded by the coding sequence ATGACCCTGTTCACCGACCTCAAGGCCGCGATCGGCCCCGAATGGCAGGCCTACACCGAACACGAATACGTGCGCCAGCTCGGCGAAGGCACCCTGCCGCTCGCCGTCTTCCAGGACTACCTCAAGCAGGACTACCTCTTTCTCGTGCAGTTCGCCCGCGCCAACGCGCTCGCCGCCTACAAGAGCCGTACCCTCGCCGACATCACCGACGCGAGTGGGGCCCTCGGCGCGATTCTGCACGAGACCGAACTGCACCGACGCCTCACCGAGCGCTGGGGAATCTCAGAGGCCGAGCTCGCCCGCGTTCCCGAGAAGCAGGCCACCGTCGCCTACACCCGCTACGTGCTCGACACCGGCATGTCGGGCGACCTGCTCGACCTGCACATCGCCCTCTCGCCCTGCACCATCGGATACGCCGAGATCGGCACCGCGCTGGCCCCGCAGCTGCAAAACCGCGCCGACCACCCCTACGCCGAGTGGATCAGCGAGTACTCAGGAGCCGGCTTCCAAGGCGCAGCGCAGGCCGCAATCGCGAGACTCGACGCCCTCACCGGCGGCGCCGTGACCCCGCAACGCTTCGACGCGCTCGTCGAGGTGTTCCGCGCTGCGACGCGCCTCGAGGCCGACTTCTGGCAGCAGGCGCTCGACGCGGGCGGGTCGGGGCGGTAG
- the thiD gene encoding bifunctional hydroxymethylpyrimidine kinase/phosphomethylpyrimidine kinase encodes MISNVLTIAGTDPTGGAGIQADLKAFSALGAYGMSVVTAVVAQNTRGVREFVALEPNFVADQIAAVFDDVRVDAVKIGMVANAGIIEAIADSLDRYATCPVVLDPVMVAKSGDHLLAPEAVDAIRERLVTRSTIITPNLPEAQVLLGRDTEIADLAGMRASLDDLMTLGSPWVLLKGGHLADGDSVDLLAGPATAAPTSGASRDRAGRSAAFSVAEFTSPRVRTVNTHGTGCTLSAAIAALLPGSEPVAAVARAKEYLTGALRHADDLDVGGGQGPVHHFHELWNHPTTTEGDPR; translated from the coding sequence GTGATTTCGAACGTCCTCACCATTGCAGGGACCGACCCCACGGGCGGCGCCGGCATTCAGGCCGACCTGAAAGCGTTCTCGGCGCTCGGCGCCTACGGCATGAGCGTCGTGACCGCCGTCGTCGCGCAAAACACCCGCGGCGTGCGCGAGTTCGTGGCCCTTGAACCGAATTTCGTTGCCGACCAGATCGCCGCGGTGTTCGACGATGTGCGCGTCGACGCCGTGAAGATCGGCATGGTCGCAAACGCAGGCATCATCGAGGCAATCGCCGACAGCCTCGACCGCTACGCCACCTGCCCCGTCGTGCTCGACCCCGTCATGGTTGCCAAGAGCGGCGACCACCTGCTCGCGCCCGAGGCGGTCGACGCGATTCGCGAGCGCCTCGTCACCCGCTCAACGATCATCACCCCGAACCTGCCAGAGGCGCAGGTGCTGCTCGGCCGCGACACCGAGATCGCCGACCTCGCCGGCATGCGGGCCTCGCTCGACGACCTCATGACGCTCGGCTCGCCCTGGGTGCTACTCAAAGGCGGTCACCTCGCCGACGGCGACAGCGTCGACCTGCTTGCGGGGCCCGCGACCGCAGCCCCCACTTCGGGCGCGAGTAGGGATCGGGCGGGGCGATCCGCCGCGTTTTCAGTCGCCGAGTTCACCTCGCCCCGCGTGCGCACCGTCAACACCCACGGCACCGGCTGCACCCTCTCTGCCGCGATCGCGGCCCTGCTGCCCGGCAGCGAACCCGTCGCCGCCGTGGCCCGCGCGAAGGAATACCTGACCGGTGCGCTGCGTCACGCCGACGACCTCGATGTCGGCGGCGGCCAGGGCCCCGTGCACCACTTTCACGAACTCTGGAACCACCCCACCACGACCGAAGGAGACCCCCGATGA
- a CDS encoding TetR/AcrR family transcriptional regulator, protein MTAQQKRQQILEAAAQEFVERGYAAATLSSVAGRLGLTKGALAHHFPTKDELLSGLGEQLSQAIEDSDRVTRAAFPNSGIHAAVAYLVQLSAIAAKNVCVASTLVLLTDRGAPPSAISELIFEWLDGLVSFLKQAQDSGQIAPEVDVEEFGEFMLATNIGTTLIPSRTPTPQNRRKRLRFIRLGLASLGLENPDQVVDEVLLSGYIDVPAINPPIDPVPLP, encoded by the coding sequence TTGACCGCACAACAGAAACGCCAACAAATTCTTGAGGCCGCCGCCCAAGAGTTCGTCGAACGCGGGTATGCCGCAGCAACGCTCTCGTCGGTGGCAGGCCGCCTTGGCTTGACGAAGGGCGCACTCGCCCACCACTTCCCGACCAAAGATGAGCTGCTCTCAGGCCTCGGCGAACAGCTGAGCCAGGCCATCGAAGACTCTGACCGGGTGACCCGGGCCGCGTTTCCGAACAGCGGCATTCACGCGGCAGTCGCCTACCTCGTGCAGCTGAGCGCGATCGCCGCGAAGAACGTGTGCGTCGCCTCGACACTCGTACTGCTCACCGACCGTGGGGCACCGCCGAGCGCCATCTCAGAGCTCATCTTCGAGTGGCTCGACGGCCTCGTCTCGTTCCTCAAGCAGGCCCAGGACAGCGGCCAGATCGCCCCCGAGGTCGATGTCGAAGAGTTCGGTGAGTTCATGCTCGCGACAAACATCGGCACCACCCTCATCCCGAGCCGCACCCCCACGCCGCAGAACCGCCGCAAGCGTCTGCGTTTCATTCGCCTGGGCCTCGCGTCACTCGGTCTCGAAAACCCCGATCAGGTCGTCGACGAGGTGCTGCTTTCGGGCTACATCGACGTGCCCGCGATCAACCCTCCCATCGACCCGGTTCCGCTCCCCTAG
- a CDS encoding LLM class flavin-dependent oxidoreductase: MTRRTPIRLNAFAINGVGHQIPGLWRHPDDRSRDYTSLEHWTNLARLLERGHFDGIFLADALGPYDVYEGSADAALRTAAKIPMNDPMMLVSAMAAVTETLGFGVTATTTAEHPYTFARRMSTLDHLTHGRIGWNVVTGYLKSAAQNLGQVDQLSHDERYDHADEYLEVVYKLWEGSWQDDAVVLDVERDTFVDPARVHPIAHEGRYFSVPGPHLCEPSPQRTPVVYQAGASPRGIRFAARHAEAIFVAAPTIEQTREQVTKIRDGLEAAGRGRDAARTYALLTIVTAETDELAAAKYRDVFAYASEVGNLVLNSGWSGLDLSQQDLDAPLEPAATNAIQTTVASLSGARGGGAGGAGAGAGGAGGAGAGAGAGGSPGSGVSGAGGSAGPGEPAGAGDSDLGGDARWTLRDSARINATGGPVVVGSGETVADALERLVAETGVDGFNLAYALNPGTWEDVIDHVVPVLQRRGLYPTAPQPGTLRDRMFGTGDRLPAAHPGATYRRG, from the coding sequence GTGACGAGAAGAACCCCGATCCGCCTCAATGCCTTCGCAATTAATGGCGTGGGCCATCAGATTCCGGGGCTGTGGCGCCACCCCGACGACCGCTCGCGTGACTACACGAGCCTCGAGCACTGGACAAACCTCGCGCGGCTGCTCGAGCGCGGCCACTTCGACGGGATCTTTCTCGCCGATGCGCTCGGGCCCTACGACGTCTACGAGGGAAGCGCCGACGCCGCGCTGCGAACCGCGGCGAAGATTCCGATGAACGACCCGATGATGCTCGTGAGCGCGATGGCGGCCGTCACCGAAACCCTCGGCTTCGGCGTGACGGCGACGACGACCGCCGAGCATCCGTACACCTTTGCGCGGCGCATGTCGACACTCGACCACCTCACCCACGGGCGCATCGGGTGGAACGTCGTGACCGGCTACCTCAAGAGCGCCGCCCAAAACCTGGGGCAGGTCGATCAGCTCTCGCACGACGAACGCTACGACCACGCCGACGAGTACCTCGAAGTCGTGTACAAGCTGTGGGAGGGCTCGTGGCAAGACGACGCGGTCGTGCTTGACGTCGAGCGCGACACGTTCGTCGACCCCGCGCGGGTGCACCCGATCGCGCACGAGGGGCGCTACTTCAGCGTTCCCGGCCCGCACCTGTGCGAGCCCTCGCCGCAGCGCACCCCCGTCGTATACCAGGCCGGGGCCTCGCCACGCGGCATTCGCTTTGCGGCCCGTCACGCCGAGGCGATCTTCGTTGCGGCCCCCACGATCGAGCAAACCCGTGAGCAGGTCACGAAGATTCGCGACGGCCTCGAGGCTGCCGGCCGCGGCCGCGATGCCGCCCGCACCTACGCCCTGCTCACGATCGTCACCGCTGAGACCGACGAGCTCGCCGCCGCGAAGTACCGCGATGTCTTCGCCTACGCCTCAGAGGTGGGCAACCTCGTGCTCAACTCAGGATGGTCGGGCCTCGACCTCTCGCAGCAAGACCTCGACGCCCCGCTTGAGCCCGCCGCCACGAACGCGATCCAGACGACGGTGGCGAGCCTGTCGGGAGCGCGGGGCGGGGGAGCTGGCGGTGCTGGTGCTGGTGCTGGTGGTGCTGGTGGTGCTGGTGCTGGTGCTGGTGCTGGCGGTTCTCCTGGCTCTGGCGTTTCTGGTGCTGGCGGTTCTGCTGGCCCGGGCGAGCCTGCTGGTGCGGGTGATTCCGACCTCGGCGGCGATGCCCGGTGGACGCTACGCGATAGCGCCCGCATCAACGCGACCGGCGGCCCGGTCGTTGTCGGCTCGGGCGAGACGGTGGCCGATGCTCTTGAGCGTCTCGTCGCCGAGACCGGGGTCGACGGCTTCAACCTCGCCTATGCGCTGAACCCCGGAACGTGGGAAGACGTCATCGACCACGTTGTGCCGGTGCTGCAGCGACGAGGCCTCTACCCGACTGCGCCGCAGCCCGGGACGCTGCGCGACCGAATGTTCGGTACGGGTGACCGGCTGCCCGCGGCCCACCCCGGGGCTACGTACCGGCGGGGGTGA